The following proteins are co-located in the Mycolicibacterium goodii genome:
- a CDS encoding LLM class flavin-dependent oxidoreductase, translating into MTTFSISIPQLDTGRFDAAGIKEYLARAEELGFEGGWTLEQTVGHAPLIAPLELLSYAAAVTTRLRLGVAVLVASLHDPLQLAASITAVDRLSHGRVDVGVAPGGGSRQFRAFGVDPSTFISSFTEGLELMKAAWSDEPRVTFHGRFRDVDDLPITPKPVQRPHPPIWFGANAPKALARAVRLGDAFLGAGSSTTAHFAEAVRTVHEELDKQGKDPGDFRIGKRVYLMVDDDAARARERVRAGLHRIYGPKADLAAVAVAGTADDVARGLREVIDAGAQTVLLNPTGADVEEDREQMERLAADVIPQLV; encoded by the coding sequence GTGACGACGTTCTCGATCTCCATCCCGCAGCTCGACACCGGCCGCTTCGATGCCGCGGGCATCAAGGAATACCTGGCCCGCGCCGAGGAGCTCGGTTTCGAGGGCGGGTGGACCCTGGAGCAGACCGTCGGCCACGCCCCGCTGATCGCGCCTCTGGAGTTGCTGTCGTACGCGGCTGCGGTCACGACGCGCCTGCGCCTGGGCGTCGCGGTCCTGGTGGCGTCGTTGCACGATCCGCTGCAGTTGGCGGCGTCGATCACGGCCGTCGATCGACTGAGCCACGGTCGCGTGGATGTGGGTGTCGCCCCGGGCGGCGGGTCGCGTCAGTTCCGGGCGTTCGGCGTCGACCCGTCGACGTTCATCTCCAGCTTCACCGAGGGGTTGGAGCTCATGAAAGCGGCGTGGTCGGACGAGCCGCGGGTGACGTTCCACGGCCGTTTCCGCGACGTCGACGACCTGCCCATCACGCCCAAGCCCGTGCAGCGTCCGCATCCGCCGATCTGGTTCGGCGCCAACGCCCCCAAGGCCCTCGCGCGGGCCGTGCGCCTCGGTGACGCGTTCCTCGGCGCGGGATCGTCGACCACGGCACACTTCGCCGAGGCGGTGCGCACCGTGCACGAGGAACTCGACAAGCAGGGCAAGGATCCCGGCGACTTCCGCATCGGCAAGCGGGTGTATCTCATGGTCGATGACGATGCCGCCCGCGCGCGGGAGCGGGTGCGCGCCGGGCTGCACCGGATCTACGGCCCGAAGGCCGATCTGGCGGCGGTGGCCGTCGCCGGTACGGCCGACGATGTGGCACGCGGATTACGTGAGGTGATCGACGCCGGCGCGCAGACCGTGCTGCTCAACCCGACCGGCGCCGATGTCGAAGAGGACCGCGAGCAGATGGAACGCCTGGCCGCCGACGTGATCCCCCAGCTCGTCTGA
- the rplO gene encoding 50S ribosomal protein L15, protein MSVIKLHDLKPAPGEKKAKTRVGRGEGSKGKTAGRGTKGTKARKNVPVMFEGGQMPIHMRLPKLKGFKNRFRTEYQVVNVGDINKAFPQGGTVGVDELVAKGLVRKNSLVKVLGDGKLTVKVDVTANKFSGSAREAITAAGGSATEL, encoded by the coding sequence GTGAGCGTCATCAAGCTGCACGACCTGAAACCGGCTCCCGGAGAGAAGAAGGCCAAGACCCGCGTCGGTCGTGGCGAAGGCTCGAAGGGTAAGACCGCAGGCCGTGGTACCAAGGGCACGAAGGCCCGCAAGAACGTCCCCGTGATGTTCGAGGGTGGCCAGATGCCGATCCACATGCGGCTGCCGAAGCTCAAGGGCTTCAAGAACCGCTTCCGCACCGAGTACCAGGTCGTCAACGTCGGCGACATCAACAAGGCCTTCCCGCAGGGCGGCACAGTTGGTGTCGACGAGCTGGTGGCCAAGGGCCTGGTTCGCAAGAACAGCCTGGTCAAGGTTCTCGGCGACGGCAAGCTGACCGTCAAGGTCGACGTGACCGCCAACAAGTTCAGCGGCAGCGCCCGCGAGGCGATCACCGCGGCAGGCGGTTCGGCCACCGAACTGTAA
- the rpmD gene encoding 50S ribosomal protein L30: MAELKITQVRSTIGARWKQRESLRTLGLKKIRQSVVREDNAQTRGLINTVHHLVEVEEVGK, translated from the coding sequence ATGGCAGAGCTTAAGATCACCCAGGTGCGCAGCACCATCGGTGCGCGCTGGAAGCAGCGTGAGAGCCTGCGGACCCTGGGCCTCAAGAAGATCCGCCAGTCGGTGGTGCGCGAGGACAACGCCCAGACCCGTGGCCTCATCAATACCGTTCACCACCTCGTTGAAGTAGAGGAGGTTGGCAAGTGA
- the rpsE gene encoding 30S ribosomal protein S5 has translation MAEQANSAGGPGASDNRGGRGRRDDRGGRGRDGGDKSNYIERVVSINRVSKVVKGGRRFSFTALVIVGDGKGMVGVGYGKAKEVPAAIAKGVEEARKNFFRVPLIGGTVTHPVQGEAAAGVVMLRPASPGTGVIAGGAARAVLECAGVHDILAKSLGSDNAINVVHATVAALKLLQRPEEVAARRGLPIEDVAPAGMLKARRESEALAAAAAREGSA, from the coding sequence ATGGCCGAGCAGGCAAATAGCGCCGGCGGCCCAGGCGCTTCAGACAACCGCGGTGGCCGTGGCCGCCGCGACGACCGTGGCGGCCGCGGCCGCGACGGCGGTGACAAGAGCAATTACATCGAACGCGTGGTGTCGATCAACCGGGTTTCCAAGGTCGTCAAGGGCGGCCGCCGGTTCAGCTTCACCGCGCTGGTGATCGTCGGCGACGGCAAGGGCATGGTCGGCGTCGGCTACGGCAAGGCCAAGGAAGTTCCGGCCGCCATCGCCAAGGGCGTCGAAGAGGCTCGCAAGAACTTCTTCCGGGTTCCGCTCATCGGCGGCACCGTCACTCACCCCGTTCAGGGCGAGGCCGCTGCCGGTGTCGTGATGCTGCGCCCGGCCAGCCCGGGTACCGGTGTGATCGCCGGCGGTGCCGCTCGTGCGGTGCTGGAATGCGCGGGCGTGCACGACATCCTGGCCAAGTCGCTGGGTAGCGACAACGCGATCAACGTGGTGCACGCCACCGTTGCCGCGCTGAAGCTGCTGCAGCGGCCCGAGGAAGTGGCGGCCCGTCGCGGCCTGCCCATCGAGGACGTTGCGCCGGCCGGCATGCTCAAGGCCCGGCGCGAGAGCGAAGCGCTGGCCGCGGCGGCTGCGCGTGAGGGATCGGCATAA
- the rplR gene encoding 50S ribosomal protein L18, with protein sequence MATKTDGTVAHKPVGQNISEVRRNARLRRHARLRKKVAGTAAVPRLVVNRSARHIHVQLVNDLNGTTLAAASSIEADVRAIDGDKKAHSVRVGQLIAERAKAAGIETVVFDRGGYTYGGRIAALADAAREAGLKF encoded by the coding sequence ATGGCTACCAAAACTGACGGCACCGTGGCCCACAAGCCGGTCGGGCAGAACATCTCCGAGGTTCGCCGCAACGCTCGGCTGCGTCGCCACGCGCGTCTGCGCAAGAAGGTCGCCGGCACCGCTGCGGTGCCCCGCCTGGTGGTCAACCGGTCGGCTCGCCACATCCACGTGCAGCTGGTCAACGACCTGAACGGCACGACCCTGGCGGCGGCTTCGTCGATCGAGGCCGATGTGCGCGCCATCGACGGCGACAAGAAGGCCCACAGCGTTCGGGTCGGTCAGCTGATCGCCGAGCGTGCCAAGGCAGCCGGGATCGAGACCGTCGTGTTCGACCGCGGCGGCTACACCTACGGCGGCCGCATCGCTGCGCTGGCAGACGCCGCGCGTGAGGCAGGGCTGAAATTCTGA
- the rplF gene encoding 50S ribosomal protein L6: MSRIGKQPVPVPAGVDVSINGQNLSVKGPKGTLTLDVAEPISVSRAEDGAIVVTRPDDERRSRSLHGLSRTLIANLVTGVTEGYTQKMEIFGVGYRVQLKGQNLEFALGYSHPVLIEAPEGITFAVESPTKFSVSGIDKQKVGQISAVIRRLRRPDPYKGKGVRYEGEQIRRKVGKTGK; this comes from the coding sequence ATGTCGCGTATTGGAAAGCAGCCGGTCCCGGTTCCCGCCGGGGTCGATGTGAGCATCAACGGTCAGAATCTGTCGGTCAAGGGCCCCAAGGGCACCCTGACCCTGGACGTCGCAGAGCCCATCTCGGTCTCGCGTGCCGAGGACGGCGCCATCGTGGTGACCCGCCCCGACGACGAACGGCGCAGCCGCAGCCTGCACGGGCTGTCGCGCACGCTGATCGCCAACCTGGTGACCGGTGTCACCGAGGGGTACACGCAGAAGATGGAGATCTTCGGCGTCGGTTACCGCGTGCAGCTCAAGGGCCAGAACCTGGAGTTCGCGCTGGGTTACAGCCACCCGGTCCTGATCGAGGCGCCAGAGGGCATCACCTTCGCGGTGGAGTCGCCGACGAAGTTCTCGGTGTCGGGCATCGACAAGCAGAAAGTCGGACAGATCTCGGCGGTCATCCGTCGCCTGCGCCGTCCCGACCCGTACAAGGGCAAGGGCGTGCGTTACGAGGGTGAGCAGATCCGCCGCAAGGTCGGAAAGACAGGTAAGTGA
- the rpsH gene encoding 30S ribosomal protein S8, with amino-acid sequence MTMTDPIADFLTRLRNANSAYHDEVTLPHSKIKANIAEILKREGYISDYRTEDARVGKSLVVQLKYGPSRERSIAGLRRVSKPGLRVYAKSTNLPRVLGGLGVAIISTSSGLLTDRQAARQGVGGEVLAYVW; translated from the coding sequence ATGACGATGACTGACCCGATCGCAGACTTCTTGACGCGTCTGCGTAACGCCAATTCGGCGTACCACGACGAGGTGACACTGCCCCACTCGAAGATCAAGGCGAACATCGCCGAGATCCTCAAGCGTGAGGGCTACATCTCCGATTACCGCACCGAGGATGCTCGGGTCGGCAAGTCGCTGGTGGTGCAGCTCAAGTACGGCCCCAGCCGTGAGCGCAGCATCGCCGGCCTGCGACGGGTGTCCAAGCCCGGCCTGCGGGTCTACGCGAAATCCACCAACCTGCCCCGGGTGCTCGGCGGCCTCGGCGTGGCGATCATCTCCACGTCATCCGGTCTGCTCACCGATCGCCAGGCAGCACGACAGGGCGTGGGCGGCGAAGTCCTCGCGTACGTGTGGTGA
- a CDS encoding type Z 30S ribosomal protein S14, producing MAKKALIHKASKKPKFAVRAYTRCNKCGRPHSVYRKFGLCRICLREMAHAGELPGVQKSSW from the coding sequence ATGGCAAAGAAGGCGCTGATCCACAAGGCCAGCAAGAAGCCCAAGTTCGCGGTTCGCGCGTACACGCGGTGCAACAAGTGCGGCCGCCCGCACTCGGTCTACCGCAAGTTCGGTTTGTGCCGCATCTGCCTGCGCGAGATGGCGCACGCGGGTGAGCTGCCCGGCGTGCAGAAGTCCAGCTGGTAA
- the rplE gene encoding 50S ribosomal protein L5 has product MTTTEKALPRLKQRYREEIREALQQEFNYANVMQIPGVVKVVVNMGVGDAARDAKLINGAINDLALITGQKPEVRRARKSIAQFKLREGMPIGARVTLRGDRMWEFLDRLISIALPRIRDFRGLSPKQFDGTGNYTFGLNEQSMFHEIDVDSIDRPRGMDITVVTSATNDAEGRALLRALGFPFKEN; this is encoded by the coding sequence ATGACCACCACTGAAAAGGCTCTGCCCCGGCTCAAGCAGCGCTACCGCGAAGAGATCCGCGAGGCGCTCCAGCAGGAGTTCAACTACGCCAACGTGATGCAGATCCCCGGCGTGGTCAAGGTCGTCGTCAACATGGGTGTCGGTGACGCCGCCCGCGACGCCAAGCTGATCAACGGTGCGATCAACGATCTCGCCCTGATCACCGGCCAGAAGCCGGAGGTTCGCCGGGCCCGCAAGTCGATCGCGCAGTTCAAGCTGCGTGAAGGCATGCCGATCGGCGCGCGCGTCACGCTGCGCGGCGACCGGATGTGGGAGTTCCTCGACCGGCTCATCTCGATCGCGCTGCCGCGTATCCGCGACTTCCGCGGCCTGTCGCCCAAGCAGTTCGACGGCACCGGCAACTACACCTTCGGGCTGAACGAGCAGTCGATGTTCCACGAGATCGACGTGGACAGCATCGACCGGCCGCGCGGCATGGACATCACCGTCGTCACCTCGGCGACGAACGACGCTGAAGGCCGCGCGCTGCTGCGGGCGCTGGGCTTCCCGTTCAAGGAGAACTGA
- the rplX gene encoding 50S ribosomal protein L24 encodes MKVHKGDTVLVISGKDKGAKGKVLVAYPERNKVLVEGVNRIKKHTAVSANERGASSGGIVTQEAPIHVSNVMVVDSDGKPTRVGYRIDDETGKKVRIAKTNGKDI; translated from the coding sequence ATGAAGGTGCACAAGGGTGACACCGTGCTGGTGATCTCCGGCAAGGACAAGGGTGCCAAGGGCAAGGTGCTGGTCGCCTACCCGGAGCGCAACAAGGTCCTGGTCGAAGGCGTGAACCGGATCAAGAAGCACACCGCTGTCTCGGCCAACGAACGCGGCGCCTCGTCGGGTGGCATCGTCACCCAGGAAGCGCCCATCCACGTCTCGAACGTGATGGTGGTCGATTCCGACGGCAAGCCGACCCGTGTCGGATACCGCATTGACGACGAGACCGGCAAGAAGGTCCGCATCGCCAAGACCAACGGCAAGGACATCTGA
- the rplN gene encoding 50S ribosomal protein L14: protein MIQQESRLKVADNTGAKEILCIRVLGGSSRRYAGIGDVIVATVKDAIPGGNVKRGDVVKAVVVRTVKERRRADGSYIKFDENAAVIIKNDNDPRGTRIFGPVGRELREKKFMKIVSLAPEVL, encoded by the coding sequence GTGATTCAGCAGGAATCGCGGTTGAAGGTCGCCGACAACACGGGCGCCAAGGAGATCTTGTGCATCCGCGTTCTCGGTGGCTCGTCGCGGCGCTACGCCGGAATCGGCGATGTCATCGTGGCGACCGTCAAGGACGCCATCCCGGGCGGCAACGTCAAGCGTGGCGATGTCGTCAAGGCCGTCGTGGTCCGCACCGTCAAGGAGCGGCGTCGCGCCGACGGCAGCTACATCAAGTTCGATGAGAACGCCGCCGTCATCATCAAGAACGACAACGATCCGCGCGGCACGCGCATCTTCGGCCCCGTCGGCCGGGAACTGCGCGAGAAGAAGTTCATGAAGATCGTCTCGCTCGCCCCGGAGGTGCTGTAA
- a CDS encoding amidase, which yields MTWSLAEPGRSVVETAALVRSGALTARAVVQQALDRIGECNATLGAFVHVDAEGAMQRASAVDESVRAGRDPGPMSGVPLGVKELHPVTGWPFAMGSALYADRVADHTCTLVQRAVAAGAVPIGVTASPEFGRASFTASALHGVTRNPWDLALTPGGSSGGSAAAVAAGMVPVATGTDGAGSLRIPASYCGLVGFKPTYGLVPRGPRHTGAADNDHYGALTRTVRDTARFLDCVCGIDPFDRASIPAHVRFEDHLTADLRGLRIAFAPDLGNAPCDPQVIEVVQTAAEKFVAATGARPVPAQLAVDPDCGLAYRTLSAPDVHTQLRGAPPGRDIHPTLRGYLDAAGAMTAELLADAHEARARLVARMAEAFERFDLLLLPATQVPAFAAEGPMPTEIAGRQVDHWGALAVTMPFNLTGQPAISVPAGTVGGAPVGLQIVGRRHADALVLAAAAAVEETLG from the coding sequence GTGACGTGGTCCCTGGCCGAACCGGGCCGCAGCGTCGTCGAGACGGCGGCGCTCGTGCGTTCGGGTGCGTTGACCGCGCGTGCCGTCGTGCAGCAGGCACTCGACCGGATCGGGGAGTGCAACGCAACCCTCGGTGCGTTCGTCCACGTCGACGCCGAAGGCGCCATGCAACGGGCGAGCGCGGTGGACGAGTCGGTGCGGGCCGGTCGGGATCCCGGCCCGATGTCCGGAGTTCCCTTGGGAGTCAAGGAACTTCATCCGGTTACCGGATGGCCGTTCGCCATGGGCAGTGCGCTGTACGCCGATCGGGTCGCCGACCACACCTGCACGCTGGTGCAACGTGCCGTCGCCGCCGGTGCGGTGCCCATCGGCGTGACCGCCTCACCGGAATTCGGGCGGGCGTCCTTCACCGCGTCGGCGCTGCACGGCGTCACCCGCAACCCCTGGGATCTCGCACTCACTCCCGGCGGGTCGAGCGGAGGATCGGCCGCCGCGGTGGCCGCGGGCATGGTGCCCGTCGCCACCGGCACCGACGGCGCGGGGTCCCTCCGCATCCCCGCGTCCTACTGCGGCCTGGTCGGGTTCAAACCCACCTACGGCCTCGTCCCGCGGGGCCCCCGGCACACCGGCGCGGCCGACAACGACCACTACGGCGCCCTGACCCGCACGGTGCGTGACACCGCACGTTTCCTCGACTGCGTCTGTGGAATCGATCCGTTCGACCGCGCCTCGATCCCGGCGCACGTACGGTTCGAAGACCACCTGACCGCGGATCTGCGCGGGCTTCGCATCGCGTTCGCACCCGACCTGGGCAACGCACCGTGCGACCCGCAGGTCATCGAGGTCGTGCAGACCGCGGCCGAGAAGTTCGTCGCCGCGACCGGAGCCCGACCGGTACCCGCGCAGCTGGCCGTCGACCCGGACTGCGGCCTGGCCTACCGCACCCTCTCGGCACCCGATGTCCACACCCAGCTGCGTGGTGCACCGCCAGGGCGCGACATCCACCCGACGCTGCGCGGTTACCTGGACGCGGCCGGCGCGATGACCGCCGAGCTGCTCGCCGACGCCCACGAGGCACGCGCCCGTCTCGTCGCGCGGATGGCCGAGGCGTTCGAGCGTTTCGACCTGCTCCTGCTGCCGGCCACCCAGGTCCCGGCGTTCGCGGCCGAGGGGCCGATGCCCACCGAGATCGCGGGCCGGCAGGTGGATCACTGGGGTGCGTTGGCCGTGACCATGCCGTTCAACCTGACCGGTCAGCCCGCCATCTCGGTGCCTGCCGGGACCGTCGGCGGGGCGCCGGTCGGACTGCAGATCGTGGGGCGTCGTCACGCCGACGCGCTGGTGCTCGCGGCCGCGGCCGCGGTGGAGGAGACGCTGGGCTGA
- a CDS encoding RidA family protein, giving the protein MSTENPVAAPVPQGDYRPALLHDGVVYTAGMTPRRDGQLVLRGVVGDTVSAQQAHGAAGVAARNALAAARSVLPDGAAGLRCLRMTVYIAGTASFHDLSAVADGASAALRAELGEAGVPVRAAIGVQALPSGAPVEVDLIAAVV; this is encoded by the coding sequence GTGTCGACTGAGAACCCGGTGGCCGCGCCTGTCCCGCAGGGTGACTACCGGCCGGCGCTGCTGCACGACGGAGTCGTCTACACCGCGGGGATGACGCCGCGCCGCGACGGTCAACTGGTGCTGCGTGGTGTCGTCGGCGACACCGTGTCGGCGCAGCAGGCACACGGTGCGGCCGGTGTGGCCGCCCGCAACGCACTGGCCGCGGCCCGTTCGGTACTGCCCGACGGCGCCGCGGGACTGCGCTGCCTGCGGATGACCGTGTACATCGCCGGCACGGCGTCGTTCCACGACCTCTCGGCCGTCGCCGACGGCGCCTCGGCCGCGCTGCGCGCAGAACTCGGCGAGGCCGGCGTTCCGGTGCGCGCCGCCATCGGTGTGCAGGCGCTGCCGTCCGGTGCGCCCGTCGAGGTCGATCTGATCGCCGCGGTGGTGTAG
- a CDS encoding gamma-glutamyltransferase family protein, whose product MVSSSHPAASFAGARVLADGGNAIDATLAMAAITWLTLPGQCGIGGDAFAVVREPDGRVWTVNGSGFGPDGGTPDFYRERSGIPIDGALGVAVPGAPAALAALHAHGARTALTQLWEPAARMADHGVPCSAKTVTDVREAFDAVRADADLAAVYTPSGVPPAVGQRLPQPDLARTIRRLAAAPEWFYTGEFAERAVAVLRAAGAPFTGDEWAAGAVVAPEAALTGGYAGATIHQTPLPTPGWMVLQQAALCDGALGETPWLGAEAIDRMARAARLAFHDRFELCGSDGSGVREVLDPRRIAEQRRALDASAQQRLSFSVAGGDTTCTVAVDADGRAVSFIHSLGFTFGAKTTVPGTGVVLNNRLGRGAYLIPGHPNEVAPRRKPLHTLNAWIATGTDGELLALGAIPGGDGQVQWNMQLLSHLFDHGLDPAEAVSAPRFTVFPGSDADVIGQPDELRVEATIPDDVRTRLRDMGHRVVVQPAFGAGGSAQVIRRDPRGVLSGAADPRQEGIAIGVD is encoded by the coding sequence ATGGTCAGCTCGAGCCATCCCGCCGCCAGCTTCGCCGGCGCGCGGGTGCTCGCCGACGGCGGCAACGCGATCGACGCCACCCTGGCGATGGCCGCGATCACCTGGCTGACCCTGCCGGGGCAGTGCGGAATCGGCGGCGACGCCTTCGCCGTGGTCCGCGAACCCGACGGGCGGGTGTGGACGGTCAACGGATCCGGTTTCGGCCCCGACGGCGGCACCCCGGATTTCTACCGGGAGCGTTCCGGCATCCCGATCGACGGCGCCCTCGGCGTCGCGGTCCCCGGCGCGCCTGCGGCGCTGGCGGCGCTGCACGCCCACGGTGCCCGCACCGCGCTCACCCAGTTGTGGGAACCGGCGGCGCGGATGGCCGACCACGGTGTGCCGTGTTCGGCGAAAACCGTCACCGACGTGCGGGAGGCCTTCGACGCCGTCCGCGCCGACGCCGATCTCGCCGCGGTGTACACGCCCTCCGGCGTTCCGCCTGCCGTCGGGCAGCGCCTGCCTCAGCCCGACCTGGCGCGCACCATCCGGCGTCTCGCGGCGGCACCCGAATGGTTCTACACCGGTGAGTTCGCCGAACGCGCCGTGGCCGTGCTGCGTGCGGCCGGCGCGCCGTTCACCGGCGACGAGTGGGCCGCAGGTGCCGTCGTCGCGCCCGAGGCCGCGCTCACCGGCGGCTACGCAGGCGCGACGATCCACCAGACCCCGCTGCCCACCCCGGGCTGGATGGTGCTGCAGCAGGCCGCGCTGTGCGACGGCGCGCTCGGTGAGACGCCGTGGCTGGGCGCCGAGGCCATCGACCGCATGGCCCGCGCTGCGCGACTGGCGTTCCATGACCGGTTCGAGCTGTGCGGCAGCGACGGTTCGGGTGTGCGGGAAGTGTTGGACCCCCGCAGGATTGCCGAACAGCGTCGCGCGCTGGACGCGTCGGCACAGCAGCGTCTGTCGTTCAGCGTCGCCGGCGGTGACACGACGTGCACCGTCGCGGTCGACGCGGACGGTCGTGCGGTGTCGTTCATCCACTCGCTGGGCTTCACGTTCGGTGCCAAGACCACCGTCCCCGGCACCGGCGTCGTGCTCAACAACCGGCTGGGGCGAGGGGCCTACCTTATCCCCGGACATCCCAACGAGGTTGCGCCGCGGCGCAAGCCGCTGCACACCCTCAACGCCTGGATCGCCACCGGCACCGACGGAGAACTGCTCGCCCTCGGCGCCATCCCCGGCGGTGACGGTCAGGTGCAGTGGAACATGCAGTTGCTCTCGCATCTGTTCGACCACGGACTCGACCCGGCAGAAGCGGTCAGCGCACCGCGGTTCACGGTGTTCCCAGGATCCGACGCCGACGTCATCGGACAACCCGACGAACTGCGTGTCGAGGCCACCATCCCCGACGACGTCCGAACCCGACTGCGGGACATGGGGCACCGCGTCGTCGTGCAACCGGCCTTCGGAGCGGGCGGAAGCGCCCAGGTGATCCGGCGCGACCCGCGCGGCGTGCTGAGCGGCGCGGCCGATCCGCGCCAGGAGGGGATCGCGATCGGTGTCGACTGA
- a CDS encoding Rieske (2Fe-2S) protein, which yields MEFTRVARSGQVPEGMVRRFFAGEYEFAVARLNGKAYATSNYCTHLDCMLSSGKLVDDGIGCSCHGSAFDLETGEPICPPATVAIKTYPVEERDGEIFVGVEPGEMPVGPRRRRKGA from the coding sequence ATGGAATTCACCCGAGTCGCCAGATCCGGTCAGGTGCCCGAGGGCATGGTGCGACGGTTCTTCGCAGGCGAATACGAGTTCGCCGTCGCCCGCCTCAACGGCAAGGCCTACGCGACGTCGAACTACTGCACGCATCTGGACTGCATGCTGTCGTCGGGCAAACTGGTCGACGACGGTATCGGATGCTCCTGCCACGGAAGCGCATTCGACCTCGAGACCGGCGAGCCCATCTGCCCGCCTGCGACCGTCGCGATCAAGACCTACCCCGTCGAGGAACGTGACGGCGAGATCTTCGTCGGTGTCGAACCGGGGGAGATGCCCGTCGGGCCGCGGCGCCGTCGCAAGGGGGCGTGA
- a CDS encoding aldehyde dehydrogenase family protein, with amino-acid sequence MSAVEGANFIDGQWVPAASGRTFARYNPADPDDLVGTFPASDDVDVRTAVDALDKAAPEWAATPPERRAAILEAAATQLESRAQALIDELVREEGKTVAEATMEVTRTPANLRFYAGEALRCTGATYPVAGEALVYTLREPVGIVGAITPWNFPFNIPSRKLGPALAAGNPVLYKPSEITPLMGQRLVEALLDGGLPPSALALVQGDGVAGAAVTADPRVAAVTFTGSTAVGRAIHQQVGPQRRVQLEMGGKNPVVVAEDADLDGAAALIVKGAFGLSGQACTGTSRVIAVDAIHDALLERVAARADALTVGPGDEPGVQMGPLASSDQMEKFLRYVHIGITEGATLRCGGTTAGDRGFFVRPAVFADALPTMRIVTEEVFGPLVAFQRAMDLDEAVALANATEYGLAASIVTSDLAAATRFARQSKTGLVKINQPTTGMAMNAPFGGYKASSTQTHKEQAGPTLMEFYTLEKTVYLTPAV; translated from the coding sequence GTGAGCGCTGTCGAGGGAGCCAACTTCATCGACGGGCAATGGGTTCCGGCCGCGTCGGGGCGGACGTTCGCGCGGTACAACCCGGCCGACCCCGACGATCTCGTCGGCACCTTCCCGGCGTCCGACGACGTCGACGTGCGCACCGCCGTCGACGCACTCGACAAGGCCGCGCCCGAGTGGGCCGCCACGCCGCCGGAGCGCCGCGCGGCGATCCTGGAAGCCGCTGCCACACAGCTGGAATCGCGTGCCCAGGCATTGATCGACGAGCTGGTGCGGGAAGAGGGCAAGACCGTCGCCGAGGCCACCATGGAGGTCACCAGGACCCCGGCGAACCTGCGCTTCTACGCCGGCGAGGCACTGCGTTGCACCGGCGCCACCTACCCCGTCGCGGGGGAGGCGCTGGTCTACACCCTGCGCGAGCCCGTCGGCATCGTCGGTGCCATCACACCGTGGAACTTCCCGTTCAACATCCCGTCCCGCAAGCTCGGGCCCGCGCTGGCAGCCGGAAATCCCGTGCTGTACAAGCCGTCGGAGATCACACCGCTCATGGGGCAGCGTCTGGTCGAGGCGCTGCTGGACGGTGGTCTGCCGCCGTCGGCGCTCGCGCTGGTCCAGGGTGACGGCGTGGCGGGCGCCGCGGTCACCGCCGATCCGCGGGTCGCGGCGGTCACCTTCACCGGATCGACGGCGGTCGGCCGCGCGATCCACCAGCAGGTGGGCCCGCAGCGCCGCGTCCAGCTGGAGATGGGCGGCAAGAACCCCGTCGTGGTCGCCGAGGACGCGGACCTCGACGGCGCGGCCGCACTGATCGTCAAGGGTGCCTTCGGGCTCAGCGGACAGGCCTGCACCGGTACCAGCCGGGTCATCGCCGTCGACGCGATCCACGACGCCCTGCTGGAACGAGTGGCGGCCAGGGCCGACGCGCTGACCGTCGGCCCTGGCGACGAACCCGGCGTGCAGATGGGGCCGCTCGCGAGTTCCGACCAGATGGAGAAATTCCTGCGCTACGTGCACATTGGGATCACCGAGGGCGCGACACTGCGCTGCGGCGGCACCACGGCCGGCGATCGCGGATTCTTCGTCCGCCCAGCGGTTTTCGCAGATGCGCTGCCCACCATGCGCATCGTCACCGAGGAAGTGTTCGGACCGCTGGTCGCCTTCCAGCGCGCGATGGACCTCGACGAGGCCGTCGCACTGGCCAACGCCACCGAATACGGCCTGGCCGCCTCGATCGTGACCTCGGATCTCGCCGCGGCAACCCGGTTCGCCCGGCAGTCGAAGACCGGACTGGTCAAGATCAACCAGCCCACGACCGGCATGGCCATGAACGCACCCTTCGGGGGCTACAAGGCGTCGAGCACCCAGACCCACAAGGAACAGGCCGGGCCGACGCTCATGGAGTTCTACACGCTCGAAAAAACCGTCTACCTCACTCCGGCCGTCTGA